In a single window of the Callithrix jacchus isolate 240 chromosome 1, calJac240_pri, whole genome shotgun sequence genome:
- the TOB2 gene encoding protein Tob2: MQLEIKVALNFIISYLYNKLPRRRADLFGEELERLLKKKYEGHWYPEKPLKGSGFRCVHIGEMVDPVVELAAKRSGLAVEDVRANVPEELSVWIDPFEVSYQIGEKGAVKVLYLDDSEGCGAPELDKEIKSSFNPDAQVFVPIGSQDSSLSNSPSPSFGQSPSPTFIPRSAQPITFTTASFAATKFGSTKMKKGGGAASGGGVASSGVGGQQPPQQPRMARSPTNSLLKHKSLSLSMHSLNFITANPAPQSQLSPNAKEFVYNGGGSPSLFFDGAEGQGSGTTGPFGGSGAGTCNTSSFDMAQVFGGGANSLFLEKTPFVEGLSYNLNTMQYPSQPFQPVVLAN, translated from the coding sequence ATGCAGCTAGAAATCAAAGTGGCCCTGAACTTCATCATCTCCTACTTGTACAACAAGCTGCCCCGGCGCCGGGCAGACCTGTTTGGGGAAGAGCTAGAGCggcttttgaaaaagaaatatgaaggcCACTGGTACCCTGAGAAGCCACTGAAGGGCTCTGGCTTCCGCTGTGTTCACATTGGGGAGATGGTGGACCCTGTGGTAGAGCTGGCTGCCAAGCGGAGTGGCCTAGCAGTAGAAGATGTGCGGGCCAATGTGCCTGAGGAGCTGAGCGTCTGGATTGATCCCTTTGAAGTGTCCTATCAGATTGGCGAGAAGGGAGCTGTGAAAGTGCTGTACCTGGATGACAGTGAGGGCTGTGGTGCCCCAGAGCTGGACAAGGAGATCAAGAGCAGCTTCAACCCTGATGCCCAGGTATTTGTGCCCATTGGCAGCCAGGACAGCTCTCTGTCCAACTCCCCATCACCATCCTTTGGCCAGTCACCCAGCCCCACCTTCATTCCCCGCTCTGCCCAGCCCATCACTTTCACCACCGCCTCCTTCGCTGCCACCAAATTTGGCTCCACTAAGATGAAGAAGGGGGGCGGGGCAGCAAGTGGTGGGGGTGTAGCCAGCAGTGGGGTGGGTGGCCAGCAGCCACCACAGCAGCCTCGCATGGCTCGCTCACCCACCAACAGCCTGCTGAAGCACAAGAGCCTCTCTCTGTCTATGCATTCACTGAACTTCATCACGGCCAACCCAGCCCCTCAATCCCAGCTCTCGCCCAATGCCAAGGAGTTTGTGTACAACGGTGGTGGCTCACCAAGCCTATTCTTTGATGGGGCCGAGGGCCAGGGCAGTGGCACCACAGGCCCTTTTGGAGGCAGTGGGGCTGGCACCTGCAACACCAGCAGCTTTGACATGGCCCAGGTATTTGGAGGTGGTGCCAACAGCCTCTTCCTGGAGAAGACGCCCTTCGTGGAAGGCCTCAGCTACAACCTGAACACCATGCAGTATCCCAGCCAGCCGTTCCAGCCCGTGGTGCTGGCCAACTGA